The following is a genomic window from Butyricimonas faecihominis.
CTTCTTATGCTATGAAAATAACATGCTACATTTTTACGTGATATTGTAAAAATAAGTTATCTTATTGAAATACAATGTTATTTATGAATTCTGTTCGTTTGTCCATTTCAAAAACGGCGTGTTTTCGTGTAGAATAATGCCACAAGTTGTGGAGGGGGCAAGTTGATTTCATGCTCGCTACGGTTTTCATTACTTGGATATGGTTATAACGCTTTTACAATGAGGTGTCCCACGTAAACGGCCGTTAACCCCAGTACAATGCTGAGGGCCGTGTAGGACATAAAATATAGATAGTTTTGTTCTCTCAATAACACGAAGTTCTCGTTCATAAAAGTGGAGAACGTGGTAAATCCCCCGCATAAACCCACGGTCAAGAACAGACGTAGGTCTGTGTTAAATAGATTGCCTCGCTCGAACAACCCGTAGAAAATCCCGATCAACAGGCAGCCTGTGATGTTCACGATCATCGTGCCGAAAGGGAACGCGGCAAGGAAATGATTTTGTACGAAACGAGTGAGGAGAAATCGAAATATTCCCCCGCAGAAACTTCCGAGACCGATGATAAATAGTGTTCTAAACATATACTACGCTTACTTAATGGTTTAACATTTTACATGTAGGCATCATCAGCTTTTCAAGCGGTTCGAGGTAGATACCATTACCATAAGTTGGGCGCAAAGGTATTATTTTTTTCTTATTAAACGAAAAGGGGTTGTCCTTAAAGTTATTTTTAAAACTCCCTCCCGGCTTCGCCGTACTCCCTCTATAAACAGAGGGAGAGTTGAAATACTCCCTTTCTTCGGGAAGAGTCACCAGCTCCTCCTCTGTTTATAGAGGAGGTGGCACGAAGTGACAGAGGAGTTTTAAAAATAACTTTAAGGACAACCCCTTTTAAACTGTATTTTAAAGGTTTTTCAACCCGCTTCTTTCCAACAAAGCGTCAACGGTCGGCTCTTGGCCTCGGAAGCGCTTGTAGAGTGTCATCGGGTTTTCTGATGCGCCCTTTTCCAGCACGTTGCGGCGGAACGATTCGGCGGTAGTCTTGTCGAAAATACCGTTTTGCTTGAATAACGAAAAGGCATCGGCATCCAGTACTTCTGCCCACTTGTAGCCATAATATCCGGCAGCGTATCCCCCGGCAAAGATGTGTCCGAAAGCGGGAGAGAAGGCACTACCTTTCACAAGAGGCATGATCTCCGTTTTGCCCATAGCCCGTTGCTCGAAGTCCACGAGAGGTTCGGTGACAGGTTCGGTGATCGTGTGCCATGCCATATCGACCATGCCAAAACTTAACTGACGGTCGCTCGCGTACCCGGCTTGGAAATTGGATGATTTCTTGATTTTGTCAATATATTCCTGCGGAATTTTCTCTCCGGTCTGGTAGTGTACGGCCCATGTGTCAAGCCACTCTTTTTCGAGGGCGAAGTTTTCCATGAATTGCGAGGGCAATTCCACGAAGTCGCGGGACACACCGTCCATGGACGTGGAGCCGTAAGTACATTTACTGAACATTCCATGAAGAGCATGTCCGAATTCATGCAAGAAAGTAGTTACCTCGTTGAACGTCAGCAAGGATGGTTTCGTGTCGGTTGGTTTCGTGAAGTTCATCACGAGCGATACCAACGGGCGCTGATCTTTACCGTTAACTATTTTCTGACCGCGGAACTGGGTCATCCATGCTCCGCCTCCCTTGCTTTCCCGTGGGAAAAAGTCCGTGTAGAGAACGGCAAGAAACGATCCGTCATTGTCATATACCTCGTAGGTTTTTACCTCGGGGTGGTATAACGGGATGTTGTTCACTTCCTTGAAGGTAATACCGTAGAGACGGGTTGCCAAGTCAAAGACACCCTTCTGCACGTTTTCGAGCTTGAAGTAGGGCTTCAGCATCTCGTCGTCAAGAGCGTATTTCTCCTGCATCAATTTGTTGGAGTAATAAGACCAGTCCCAACGTTGCAATTCTCCCTTTAAGCCAGCTTTGCGGGCGAAATCCTCCACCTCTTTTTTATCTTTGAGTGCATAGGGGTAGGACGCCTCGTGCAATTCGGCGATGAAGTTATTCACGATCTCCGGGGTGTTGGCCATGCGATCGGTTAATGCATAATTTGCGTAGGTCGGGTAACCCATGAGTTTCGCTTTTTCCAGACGCAGGGCGGTGATCTTCTTGACCACTTCCTCGTTGTTATACTCGTTGTCTTTGTATGCTCGTGTCGAGTTGGCACGATACATTTTTTCTCTCAATGTCCGGTTGTCAGCGTATTTCATAAGAGGACCCATGCTCGGGTAGTGGAGGGTGAAAATCCATCCTTCCTTGCCTCGTTGTTTGGCCGTCATGGCAGCCATTTCCTTGGCTCCTTCGGGGAGACCGGAAAGGTCTTTCTCGTCGGTCACGTGCAACTCGAACGCGTTGGTTTCGGCCAGTTCGTTTTTATCGAAGGTCAGACTTAGCTTGCCCAGCTCGATGGAAATCTCTTTGAAACGCTCGCGGTCGGCACCTTCAAGGTTTGCTCCCCCGTCAATGAAGGCTTTCCACGTGTTTTCGAGTAACATGGCCTGTTCCGGATTCAGGTTCAAAGTTGCTTTTTGCTCGTGAACTTGTTTTACCCGTTCGAAAAGTTGCGGGTTCATATAGATAGCGTGGCTGAATGAAGTCAGTTTCGGGGACACGTTTTGGGCAATGTCCTGCATCAAACTGTCGGTGAGACAAGCATTCAGGTTGAAAAATATGCCGGAAATGGCATTCATTTTTTCACCGATGTTATCCAGTGCCACGATCGTGTTTTCAAATGTCGGGTTTTCTTTCGAAGAGGCAATTTGCTCTACCTCTTTCTTGGCTTCCTCGATAGCTACATCAAAAGCCGGTTCGTAATGCTCGGCCTTGATTTTATCGAAGGGAGGCGTCTGGTGGGGAGTGTCAAAACTCGATAAAAGCGGGTTTTGTTCAGTCTTTCCGCAAGATGCCACAAGAAGAATAATTGCAGCCATAAAAGTCGTTTTTCTCATTGTTTTTATAGATTTTGTATTCGAAATTTCGGTCACGAAGTTACAAATAAGTTTGGAAAGTTTATAGAGTTCATAAAGTTCATAAAGTTTGTAAGGTTCATAAGGTCCGTGGACCCCTGCGGGGCGCTTTGTCCATGGCAGCTTGTACTGCCGTTAAACACTGTCCGAAGGACACCCGTGACCTTTTGACTTTATGAACCTTATGAACTTTATAAACTCACTTCTTTTTCCCCTTGAACACGATCTTGGGTTCCACGATCATCGGGATCACGGTTACCGTGATGTCAAGGTTAAGTTGATTCTCAGTTACTTTCCCCTTGTGAGTGTAGGAAATGGTCTGTTGACCGACAGATACTTTACCGCCACCTTCCAAGTTAAGAGTGGAGTCGGTTTCGGTTACTTTGCTCAGTGCCGGGTTAACTGTGATGCCTTTCACGGGCATGGTGAAGTCCACGAGATTCAGCGTGACGTTCTTGCTGGTATCCGCCGTGATGCTGATTTTACAGGGGATCGGACCTTCGGGAATAAGCGTGTTGCCGTTAGCGTCGGGTTTGAGCATGGCCTTCACGTGGTCGGGTAGGATGATCGTGGCCTCGCCCTCGTACAGGCCGGGTAGAGATGAAACGTCGTGTGCCCGACGGTCGCTGCAACTATTGCAAGATGTTAATAATGAAATTGTTGAAATAATAACTAATAATATCCCGATAAAGAAAATATTCCGTTTCATGAACTATTGATTTATTTTTGTATTTTCGACGGCTAAAAATATAAACTTTTATCAATTAAACCATCAGGATTATGAAATTTGTAGGATTACTTCTTCTTTTATGTTTCGCGGTCGGAGGATCGATGAACGCCACGCCGGTGAATAACACGAATAAGAAAGACCATGCGGCAGCTGTTGCCGGGACGTATAACGGGGAGGCTTTTATCGAAATCATGCAACAGAAGATGAAGTTAAAGCTCGAATTGCAACGGACTCACCGGGATAGTGTGATCGTGGTGGTGAAGGATTTTATGTTGCCCAACGGGCAGAAGTTTAACTATCGTTCGAACGGGGTTTCCGTGAAACCTGAAGTGAAAGATGGGAAAACCGTGTACAAGCTGAATATCTCGTTTACTTACACGTATAATGGAATGCCGATGAAAGTGACCGCCACGGGAACCGTGAAGGACGGGGAACTCGATTCGCTGGTGAAAGCCACGATCATGGATGCGATGGAGACGAAAGTGACGTACAAAGCGAAAAAGGCCTAGTAAAATCTAGTAACTCCGCTTAAAAAACAAGAGGGGTGGCAAAAGTCATTTTATTTCCCAAAACTCCTCCGTCACTTCGTGCCACCTCCTCTATAAACAGAGGAGGAGCTGGTGACTCTTCCCGAAGAGAGGGAGTATTTCAGCTCTCCCTCTGTTTATAGAGGGAGTACGGCGAAGCCGGGAGGGAGTTTGAGAAATGACTTTTCCCTCTCCTTGTTTTTTATATAATAATATGCTACCTCAAATCAATAACGTCCACTTCCGGGTGGGCATCCTTGTCAAAACGGAAGAAAGTGACGTCTAGTTCTTTCTCCGGTTTCTTTAAACTTTTAATCGTGATCACCACGTCGTTCCCGTCTTTGCCGAAGGACGTGACTTTTTCCACCATGTTTGTTTTCGTGTCGATCCATACCCCAATCTTGGAGATCTGTTTGTGAGTTTGTTTCGGGGTTAATTCGATGTAGGCTTTGCCATCCTTGTTTTCCACCAACTTCTGGGTGAACTTCTGGTTGTGAATATCGAACAGGATGGAAGGATTCAACATCTCGTCCTCGTTCTCCTCCGGGTTTTTGATGTTCACCTCTTCTTGATCCGGCATGTACGTGTAGATTACTTCCCCGTCGAAATAGTTGACCACGTCCATCACGTCAATGCGGTACATCTTATCTTTCATGTATGCTTTCCCGTGATGTGTTTCATTAATATCTTCTGCCTTGTTGATCATGGAAAGGTCAAAAACGATTTCCACGGCAGGGTAGGACTTGATATGTTCGACTGTTTTATCCAGAATAGCCTTTGCTTTTGCGTCTGTCTGGGCGATAGCGAGAGAACCGCATAATGCCAGAACCATGAATGTCAGAATGTACTTCATACAGTG
Proteins encoded in this region:
- the crcB gene encoding fluoride efflux transporter CrcB; amino-acid sequence: MFRTLFIIGLGSFCGGIFRFLLTRFVQNHFLAAFPFGTMIVNITGCLLIGIFYGLFERGNLFNTDLRLFLTVGLCGGFTTFSTFMNENFVLLREQNYLYFMSYTALSIVLGLTAVYVGHLIVKAL
- a CDS encoding M3 family metallopeptidase, producing the protein MRKTTFMAAIILLVASCGKTEQNPLLSSFDTPHQTPPFDKIKAEHYEPAFDVAIEEAKKEVEQIASSKENPTFENTIVALDNIGEKMNAISGIFFNLNACLTDSLMQDIAQNVSPKLTSFSHAIYMNPQLFERVKQVHEQKATLNLNPEQAMLLENTWKAFIDGGANLEGADRERFKEISIELGKLSLTFDKNELAETNAFELHVTDEKDLSGLPEGAKEMAAMTAKQRGKEGWIFTLHYPSMGPLMKYADNRTLREKMYRANSTRAYKDNEYNNEEVVKKITALRLEKAKLMGYPTYANYALTDRMANTPEIVNNFIAELHEASYPYALKDKKEVEDFARKAGLKGELQRWDWSYYSNKLMQEKYALDDEMLKPYFKLENVQKGVFDLATRLYGITFKEVNNIPLYHPEVKTYEVYDNDGSFLAVLYTDFFPRESKGGGAWMTQFRGQKIVNGKDQRPLVSLVMNFTKPTDTKPSLLTFNEVTTFLHEFGHALHGMFSKCTYGSTSMDGVSRDFVELPSQFMENFALEKEWLDTWAVHYQTGEKIPQEYIDKIKKSSNFQAGYASDRQLSFGMVDMAWHTITEPVTEPLVDFEQRAMGKTEIMPLVKGSAFSPAFGHIFAGGYAAGYYGYKWAEVLDADAFSLFKQNGIFDKTTAESFRRNVLEKGASENPMTLYKRFRGQEPTVDALLERSGLKNL
- a CDS encoding calycin-like domain-containing protein, with translation MKRNIFFIGILLVIISTISLLTSCNSCSDRRAHDVSSLPGLYEGEATIILPDHVKAMLKPDANGNTLIPEGPIPCKISITADTSKNVTLNLVDFTMPVKGITVNPALSKVTETDSTLNLEGGGKVSVGQQTISYTHKGKVTENQLNLDITVTVIPMIVEPKIVFKGKKK
- a CDS encoding LolA family protein — translated: MKYILTFMVLALCGSLAIAQTDAKAKAILDKTVEHIKSYPAVEIVFDLSMINKAEDINETHHGKAYMKDKMYRIDVMDVVNYFDGEVIYTYMPDQEEVNIKNPEENEDEMLNPSILFDIHNQKFTQKLVENKDGKAYIELTPKQTHKQISKIGVWIDTKTNMVEKVTSFGKDGNDVVITIKSLKKPEKELDVTFFRFDKDAHPEVDVIDLR